The following DNA comes from Triticum aestivum cultivar Chinese Spring chromosome 3D, IWGSC CS RefSeq v2.1, whole genome shotgun sequence.
TGCTCTTTTCCATGCGGACAGGCAGTTAAAGCACGCACTGCGCGTTGCGCAATGAAATGGGGGCAGCCAACTCGTGCTAATCCGCAGACCGGTCATACGTTTGCCATTCCCGTTCCTTTCTGAAGCTGCACGATGGTACGATGCCACCAATAAAGTATTTTGACAAGGACAAAGGTCATGCTCATGCGCATGGTAGAAGATCAATCATGTGCAGTTAACTGCCAATCCGCCACCTTCCTGAACTAAATTTGGGTCTCATTTTGAAATCTATGCCCAGAAGAATTTTCCAGAAACATATTAAGTTGTACTAAAGCCGTGACAATTAATTTGGATTGGAGGGAATACTAGATCTCTGAGATAGGAGTAAATCGAACAGAATAGACAAAACTAGGATTGGGATACTGTTCCAGCGTTCCTTCAAGCGACTGCAGGACTAGTTGGGTTGCCTATAATTTGAGATCTGTCTCCTTTGTCACCACTCAACAgacatgtgatgtttggtagtacaatCATATGAAAACTGCAAAACAGGTTGTACGAAGAAATTCTTGAGACCTCCGGCTTTCGAGGGAGGGTCGCCATACGTACTGAGGCAGTCCCTGAAGAAATCCACTGGCAGACATAAATGTGTTAAATGTTGGTATCATCAGTAAAGAAGCATGTTACATGCACACACACTGGGGAGACTTACATAGGCTTAATCAACTATTCCACGTTTCTGTTGGGAGTCGATGGCGAACCTGGAGACCAGATTCCATACACGGTTCACAACTCCATGTGACATGATGGAAAATGCATCTTTTGCAGCTCCTTGACGTGCTTCTAGAGCTTTGGAATCGCCAAGCAGTTCTTTTAGCACCTCCAACAGTTCAGCTTCTCCTGTCAACTGAAAAGTGCATTGGCATCAGGTTTCTAGAATGGGAGGAAAAGTAAAAGACCAGCCTTCAATAGGCCCGATCGTAAGACCTTGTGCCTAAAGAACAGTCAATGGCTTTCACCCCATTAAGCATTAATATTAATTCCTAACAAATCCCTGAAGTAGAAAGAAAGCCAACCAAGAAAGTACCACTGTGCATGATCGAACTACCCTTGGCATTGGTTAGTGGTGTGCAAGAGCAAGTCATTCAATAAACAATGCAAATGATGCGCCATAGTTATGTTTCAGTAAAGGGACCCCTTAAATAAGTGGGAAGTTACAGAACAACTTGTCACCTGCTTGACAGCTAGAGGATTTATTTGCCACATTTCAACCAGCATATGATAGAAATGTCCAACATGGGGACCTGAAAGCCAGCGCAAATCATCAAACTCTATACGCTCTGATTTGGCCAAAGAAACGATGCAAGCTCAAATAGGTAGATACCTTTGCCTTACCAGTTAGAACAGCACAACCAGCTGCAGCAGCCTCGGAAAAATTATGGCCAGACAAGCTAGGTAAAAATGAGCCTCCCACAACTGCTATTGGAGTGACCCTGTAGAGCATTCTTAATTCCCCTGCTTTCCATCATATTTTCTGCCATTAACTAATAGTTCAAATGGATATATACATAATCTGTACAGAAATAATGCACACATTTTCCGATGGAGGGATTACACAAACCTAAAGTATCAACCACGTATACCCTAGTGTTTATAGACACCAATTCCATTGTTGACCTCAGCACAAAATTGACCTTATGTTTTTTCAGTGCCTGCAAGAAATTGTATACAAATATATGGTTCAGGCCCATTGTAGTACCAAGTTTACATTAAAATGTATCGTATGCTCTTTATGCTTTAAAAATAATACAAGAAAAACACTAGAACTACAGGGAGTAGCCTCTTTGTTTGTTTTTCATAAAGAACGAGAGGCAACCCTGAGCTCCATGTGGAGTTCACAACACGAAAGCAAGTGGGCTGGGCATGCACTGACACACCAAACTAACTTGGCAACGCTCAGTTATCTGTTCTTCATGCTTTAGAAAAACTATCAAACTTCAAGTCATGTACAGTTCTGTTATTCACAGTACTCGAACCTTATACAGTAAACACAGTAACTCCCATAACACTTGCTCCTCATCTTAAGTATTTACAATCATTTGATTTTTGAATAACCAACAAGATATGATACTTACTTCACTCCAAATTGTAAGCAGTTTTAGCATTTGTCCAAGTCAAACTTTTTAAAGTTTGACCATAATTATGGAAAAGAGCTGGTAGCATTTACAAAGCTTAATTAGTATGACTAGATCCATTGTGAAATATATTTCCATACTGTATATAAATTTTTGCTTTACACAACATACGCATCGTAAAAAAATACTGTTCAAAGTATCAACTTAGAGGGTCAATGTCTAAAACTACTTACATTTTGGAACGGAGAAAGTATTAGAAAACTGGTAAGTAGCCAAATAACTAACGTTGTACTCAGGAACTGGCTCATACACCAAACAGGGTAAAATAGAAGGGGTATGAAAAGGCACCATTAACGTACTAAAGAAACATTCTTGATGTCCTGAGGATGTCTAGGCACGAGAATTAAAAGTAGCGAAGGATACGCCTTGATTAACTCGCCATGAACGCGGAGAATGactgaaaaacaaaaataaagttaAGGTAGCCTCAAGGAATCGTTTTGTGTTGAGAACACTGCCATTATGACCTAGGAAATGAATTCTTTTACATTGCTTCACAAAAAAACACTGTGCAAGGTCCTTTTCCATGATTGGTGTACTACGAGAATGGTACGAAAACTGAAGGGAAGGACAGAAGATCAATTAGAAGGATATGAAATGATAGGCGGCTCCAAGAACAGAGACAGCTATAATTATAAATTTTGGCAACCTGGAGAGTACAGAAGTCTGTTGACTAGGCAATCTTAAATATATTGAAGGCATATTCCATGAACATAACAGCTCGCAAAGGCAATCTGCTTATCTACTCCCCATTCCTAATCCAAGTCCCCTTCAAAAACAGCTGTCAAACATTTAAAACTTGCAATTCTGACCCCTTGATTGGCCATGTGAAGATTGCATGGATATATTCATCATGTGAGGTATTTTACTTAATGTTGATTTCATGATTTGAACAGCACTTAGCAATGGATAAACTTGTACTTGGAGACTGTAAGGAAGTCAACAAAGAGGTTAGGCTAGCAGGGGACCACCATATAGTTGATTGAGCGTACAGTTCACTGGAACGGCAGATGCACAACAAATTATATTGGTGCACTTAATAGCAAAAGGTGCACTTCTGGCGTGCTTACCTTCCTCTTCACCTCTGTGAACTGAAGCTGCCATCCAGATGGGCCTATCATTGAACTGTCGCTGCAGATCTTTGATTGTATTCAACTCTTTCTCCCGAACCTCAACATCACCAACAGCTAGGTAAATCATATGAGTCACAATAAATCACCTCACTTTTGAACAGGGTCATCTTTTCAAGCTCCTGAGATTGCCTTTAGAATTGTGCCACTCATAGGTTCACTACCAAACGTATTCTCAAAACAATGAATGACTAGAAAAAAAAGAGATAAACATAAAATACCATATTTTAAATCGCCAGCGAAATGGATTTTGTTCGGTGGTGTATGGAGCAACTGAAAACGAACAGCTTGGATGGTACTCTGCACCAGATAAAATGAACGCTGATGGGGGTAACAGTTGTACAAC
Coding sequences within:
- the LOC123079809 gene encoding probable 3-deoxy-D-manno-octulosonic acid transferase, mitochondrial, whose product is MRPAHAPASAARGGRALYELYRAASRAAAPAVLLWRRLRGLEHQSRWPERLGRPSVARPRPGSPLVWFHAVSLGEGMAALPVVFHCARLHPGLPILLTTTTLSAFKVIKDLLPDVVIYQFAPLDCPDAIESFIGYWKPSLILLMESELWPNLIMSAAEKGIAVALLNARMSLKSFNRWSVPLGLPLVSLMLSKLSLVIPLSTIQAVRFQLLHTPPNKIHFAGDLKYAVGDVEVREKELNTIKDLQRQFNDRPIWMAASVHRGEEEVILRVHGELIKAYPSLLLILVPRHPQDIKNVSLALKKHKVNFVLRSTMELVSINTRVYVVDTLGELRMLYRVTPIAVVGGSFLPSLSGHNFSEAAAAGCAVLTGPHVGHFYHMLVEMWQINPLAVKQLTGEAELLEVLKELLGDSKALEARQGAAKDAFSIMSHGVVNRVWNLVSRFAIDSQQKRGIVD